From Chryseotalea sp. WA131a:
TACCATCTTTTTGATAGAAATTCCAAGTGCCGTTGGATTTACCAGCACGAAAGTTTTTCTCTGCGGTGAGTTTTCCTTCTTCGTTGTACAACTCCAATTTGCTGTCCTTGCCATTAAAGGCGAATTGTTCTTTGGCTTTGATTTTTCCGCTCTCATAATAATCCGTATTGGTTCCATATTTGCCGCCATCCTTAAATTGATACTCGTGCCGTTTGACTCCATTGGCATAATAACCTTTGTTTTCACCATGAAGTTTGGCATTCATGAAATGGCCTTCTAAAAGTAGATGCCCGTCCTTATCGTAGTTTTTAAAATCGCCTACCTTTTTACCCTCTTTTATTTCATAGATAATTTCCAGTTGAGCGTTGGTATAAAACGATTTCCAATAGCCACTGATGAAGCCATCTTTGTAGTTGGCTTCTGTTTCGAGTACACCATTTTCATAATACAATTTGGTAACGCCATTTGGCTTTTGGTTTTTATAGGAAATTTCTTTTCGGATTTTTCCAGATGGATAATATTCTTTTAAAATTCCATCTGGCTTACCTTTTTCAAAAGCACTCTCCATTTTCACCAAGCCACTGGGGTAGTAAGTGGTGGCACTATCTTCCAGTTTATTGTTTTGATAAAACGCTTTTTGAAGTGGTTTTCCTTTTTCTGTAAAAATTTCTACAGGGCCGTGACGCAAGCCATCTAAGTAATTGATTTTGCGGATGAGTGTTCCGTTCTCGTGATACTCATAAAAAGTGCCAGAGCGAACGCCATTAACGAAAGTACCTTCAAGTGCGAGTTTGCCGTTAGGAAAGTAGCGTTTGTACTTTCCTTCCATCGCTTGGTTTTCGTTCGATACAAAGTAGTGTTCCTCAACTCTCTTTTCCGATTTGTCGAAATAGGTTTTTATTTCTTTTTGGGCAAAACCCAGTTGAGAAACGAGGATAAATGCAAAAGTGGCAAGCAAAAACGTTAAAGTCCTTAAATTCTTGAGTGGATTTCTTCGCGCTCTTCGCGTCTTTGCGTGGATATTGCTCTTCATATCTGACAAACGACCTTGGATGTTAAAAAGTATCTATATTGCTTCGATTACAATAGCCGAAGCACCGCCACCCCCATTGCAAATGCCGGCTACACCAATGCTCGCATTGTTTTGCTTTAAAATATTGGCCAAGCTAAGGGTAATGCGCGCTCCCGATGCACCGAGCGGGTGACCAAGTGACACGGCTCCGCCATTGACGTTTACTTTTTCGGGATCGAGGCCCAACTTGATGTTGTTGGCAATCGCCACAGCAGAAAAGGCTTCATTGATTTCGTAGAATCCAACATCTTTTTTATCGACTCCGGCCATCTTCATGGCTTTGGGAATGGCGATACTCGGAGTGGTAGTAAACCACATGGGGTCTTGCGCAGCATCGGCAAAGCCTACTATTTTGGCGATAGGACTGAGGCCGAGTTCTTTTGCTTTTTCTTTGCTAATGAGAATAACAGCTGCTGCACCATCGTTGATGGTAGAAGCATTGGCCGCGGTGACGGTACCGTCCTTGGTGAACACGGGTTTCAAGCCGGGTATCTTGTCGAAGTTGACTGCTTTGTATTCTTCGTCTTCGGAAAATAGTGTTTTGTTTCCTTTTTTGTCTACGAGTTCAACGCCTACAATTTCATCTTTGAATTTGCCGGCAGCCCATGCAGCCGCGGAACGTTTGTAAGAGTTAATCGCATAAGCATCTTGGTCCGCACGACTGATGTTCATTTCTTTGGCGGTGTTATCGGCACACACGCCCATGGCGCAGTGGTTGTACACATCGGTGAGGCCATCGTAGGTGAGGCCATCAAGCAATTCGCCATTTCCATATTTGAATCCATAGCGAGCCTTTAATAAATAGTACGGGATGTTGCTCATGCTCTCGGTGCCGCCTGCTACTACTACCTCATTTTGACCAAGCATGATGGACTGCGCGCCCAACATAATCGCCTTCATGCCCGAAGCGCATACTTTGTTTACAAGCGTACACGGGATTTCGTAACCCAGGCCTGCCGCCACGGCCACTTGTGTAGCGGGTGCTTGTTGCAAGCCGGCAGAAATCACATTGCCAATAAACACTTCTTGCACCTGCTTGGGGTCGAGGCCAATTTTTTGCAGTGCACCTTTTACGGCCACGGCACCGAGTTGCACGGCCGTTTGAGCGGCAAGGCTTCCGCCAAAGCTACCAATGGGTGTGCGCACTGCAGAGACGATATAGACTTCTTTCATAGAAAAGAATTTAGGATAGTGGGGTTAGTAATTGGTTTAATTAGTCGTAAATATTTTTTCTATCACCTAAATCAATCACTTCTACTAGTAGAATGTTATCAAAGATTTCGTAGATGATTCGATAATTGCCCACTCTGATTCTAAAACCGTTTCGCCCTTTAAGTTTTATGTAGCCATTTGGTCGCGGATTGAAGGCCAAATTAGAGATTGCTACTTTAACATTTGAATAGTAAGGCTCGTTAATTTGTTCAAGAGCCTTTATCGCTCTCTTTTGTACCTTTACTTGATAGGGCATTATTTTTTCTTTTTTCTTTTTGCCTCCACCATTTTGAAAGCTACGTCAATAGGGTAGCTCGGATCATTGGAGGCTTTAGCCTCATCGTAAAGTTTAATATCTTCCAACTCTTCTAGCTCTTCGATGATAGATTTATACTCTTTAATGGGAAGCACCACAGAAATTTTCTTTCCTTTCTTGTCTGTAATATATTGAGGATTCAGTGTAGACATATCATCATTTTTAGTCAGGCAAAGATAAGTAAATTGTATTGGTTTTATTGATTTTTACGACTTAAGTATCAAACCTCCCGCATCTCCCTCATCCTCTTAAAATACGATTTCGCCTCTGTCATTACTTTTGGTGCAAGTGCAAATCCTGAAAGCATGGTGGGGATGGCCATCAAGGCGTAGGCAATGTCGATTACGTTCATTACATCCGTCAGTGAAGCAACGGCACCGACCACAATCGTAATCAAATAAAAATAATCGTAGTACTTGCTGGCCTTTACGCCTACTAAAAAGGCAAGGGCTTTGCTTCCGTAGTACGAGTAAGAGAACAGTGAAGTAATCGCAAAGAAGAATGCACAAAGCAACAACAAATATTTACCAACTCCTGGCAGCGCCATTTGAAATGCGTTGGCTGTCAACGTTACACCACTCACGCCTTTTGTTTCCCAAACACCTGTCACCAAAATAGCCAAAGCTGTCAAAGTGCAAACCAGCAATGTGTCGATCGCGGGGCTAATCATCGAGACCAACCCTTCACGAATAGGCTCGGTACTTTGCGATGCGCCCAGGGCCATCGGTGCCGTGCCGATGCCAGCTTCATTTGAGAAACTTGCTCTGCGCACACCCGCCACAATCAATCCACCCAGCATGCCACCCAACGCAGGATTGCCGTGGTAGTGATTGGCGGTAAACGCTTCGGTGATAATCATCCATAAGTAATGGGGCACCACGCCAATATTTACAATCAATATCGCGAAGACGCAGAAAAAATAAATCACAATCATCAGTGGCACCATTTTTCCTGCCCAACTGCCAATACGCTGAATGCCGCCCAAGATCACAATCCCTGAAATAACCATCAACGTAGTGCCGATGAGGAACTTCATGGTGCTGATTTCAAATCCCAAAAAAGGGAAAGTTGAATTTTTGAATTCAGTTTCCGAAAAACCAATATCGATAATCGCTTGCGTGAGTTGGTTCGCCTGAAAAATCCCCAAACACCCAATCATCGCGCAAAGGCAAAACAAAACGGACAGTGGTTTCCACGCAGGGCCCAGTGCTTCGCGAATCACATACATCGGCCCTCCTTGTATCACACCATCTGAATCTTTTCCTCGGTACATCACCGATAACGTGCTGGTAAAGAAGTTAGTAGACATCCCTACAAAAGCGGTGACCCACATCCAAAACAAGGCACCTGGTCCGCCAATGCTGATGGCCGCGGCCACACCTGCAATGTTGCCCATACCCACGGTAGAGGCCATGGCCGTTGACAAGGCTTCGTAAGGACTAATTTGACCGGGGTCGTTGGGGTTGTGATACTTACCACGTAAAATGGCGATCGTATGCGTGAAGTAGCGATAATGGATCAGGCGCGAATAGAAAAAGAAAAACAATCCGCCCAGTATCAACAAAAACAAAATGGGCGTCCAAACTCCGGTGGCAAGGTCTGCAATAAATTCACTCACGAAAAAGGGGTTTAAAATATTAGAGCTAAAAGTAGGTAAAATACTGGATACTCGATACTGGATGCTTGGTGCTGGATTCTAGATACTAGGTACAGGATTCTTGGGGGCATCCCGTTTGAGGCGGGACCGGGCTTTTCGTTGCAAGTCCTCGTGGCACGAGACGCGCCACTGTGGGCTTTCCACTTCAATCCCTTGCCCGCTTGTGCATGATTACAAAAGTGTGATATACACATGGTTGCTTACAATTGGTTGCACAGTTCCTAGAATCCAGTATCAAGTATCTAGCAGCTAGCATCTATTTATTAACAAATCCACATCATATATTGTAGATAAGTTGTTGAGGGTAGTTTTATTTCAAGGTGTACGTTTGTCGTCCTTTAAAAAAGCAACTCATACCAGCAACCACAAAGTATGGAGCAACGGTCAACGCCAGTGAGGTTAAGTTCTGTGATGAGCGGAGCCGGAAGTAGGTCTAAAGTTTTGGTGCGCGATATCACCGAGAGTTTAGGCAAACTTCCGCCTCAGGCGATTGACTTAGAAGAAGCCATTTTGGGAGCGCTCATGCTCGAGAAGAATGCGCTGACGGCCGTAGTAGAATTTTTGCGTGCCGACCATTTCTACAAAGAGCAAAACAAAACCGTTTACGAGGCCATCATCGATTTGTTCAAAGCAACCGAGCCGGTGGACATGCGCACGGTGGTGGCGCAACTTCGTAAAAATGGAAAGTTAGAGTTGGCCGGTGGCGCGTACTACATCGCTGAACTGACATCAAAAGTAAGTTCGGCTGCCAACATTGAGTACCACTCTCGTATCATTATTGAAATGGCGATTAAGCGCGACTTGATTTCCATTGCCTCTCAAATTCACCACGATGCATTTGAAGATACGACTGATGTTTTTGAGTTATTGGATAAAACCGAGCAGTCGATTTTTCAGATCTCTGATTCCAACCTTCGGAAGAACTACGACAACATGAAAACGTTGATGTTCCAAGCGATTCAGGAATTGCAAGAAAAGAAAAACCACAAAGATGGGTTGACCGGTGTGCCCAGCGGTTTCTCGCGGTTAGACAGAGTTACTTCAGGTTGGCAAAAATCTGATTTGGTGATCATTGCAGCCAGGCCGGGTATGGGTAAGTGCTTGGGCAAAGGCACGAAGGTTTTGATGTTTGATGGTTCGCTCAAAAATGTGCAAGATGTGCAAGCAGGCGAACTTTTGATGGGCGATGACTCCACACCAAGAAAAGTTTTGTCGATAGCTAGAGGTAGAGAGAATATGTACTGGGTACACCAAAATCATGGCATCTCGTATCGAGTGAATGAATCGCACATCCTGTCATTGAAAAGAAGTAGGAGAGAAGGCAACCATGAGCATGGTGAGATATTAAACATTGAAGTAAAAGATTACCTAACTAAGTCCGACAAGTTTAAGTCGAATTACAAAGGCTATAAAGTTGCGGTTGAGTTTGACGAAAAGCCGTTGCCATTAAACCCTTACTTTTTAGGACTTTGGCTGGGAGATGGCCATTCGTACAGCTCTCGCATTACCAATCAAGACCAAGAGATTATTGACTTTATGGGCCAGTATGCCAATGAGCTTGAATTAGAATTGGTAGGGTATGCTCAAGAAGGAAAAACGAAGAATTACGCCATCACCAAAGGCCATCGAGGAAAAAATGATTTTTCGGTTCAGGCCATTTTGAACGAATTGAATTTGCTGGAGAACAAACACATACCCAATCAATTCTTAGTCAACACCAAAGAAAATAGATTGGCATTGTTGGCAGGACTGATTGATTCGGATGGGCATTACAATGATGAGTTTCATGTGTACGAAATCACCCAAAAGAATAAAGCACTGGCCAAGCAAATTAAATTTTTGTGCGATTCGCTTGGTTTTAAAACATCGTTTGTTTCCAAGACGTCATCCATCAAAGAAATTGGTTTTGAGAGCGAAGTCTATCGTGTGCGCCTGAGTGGCGATTTAGATTCAATACCAGCACGCGTAGAAAGAAAGAAGGCGCGGAAAAGAGAATCCATTATTGACTGGCGTCATACAGGTATAAAAGTAGAATTTGATAAAGTTGATGATTACTACGGATTTGAAATCGATGGGAATAGATTATTCCTTCTCGAAGACATGACCGTAACGCACAACACAGCATTTATTGTCTCCGCCCTGCGCAACGCAGCCGTTGATTTCAATTTTCCAGTGGCTATTTTTTCGTTGGAGATGGCTTCTTTGCAATTGGTGAATCGTTTGATTTCTGCGGAAGCGGAACTCGAATCAGAAAAAATCAAGAAGGGAAACCTGGCCGAGTTTGAATGGCAGCAATTGGTGCATAAAACCAACCGACTTTCTACCGCACCTATTTTTATTGACGATACCCCTGCGCTTTCCATTTTAGAACTTCGTGCCAAGTGCCGCAGGCTAAAAGCCGAGCACGGTATTCAAATGATAGTGATTGACTACTTGCAGTTGATGAAAGGCGAAATGGGCGGAAACCGTGAACAAGAAATCGCATCCATTTCACGTGCGCTCAAAGGCATTGCTAAAGAACTTTCCGTTCCCGTGATTGCATTGTCGCAATTAAGTCGTGGTGTGGAGACACGCGGTGGCGACAAGCGTCCGCAGCTTTCAGACTTGCGCGAATCGGGTTCTATCGAACAAGATGCTGATATCGTGATGTTTTTGTATCGACCTGAGTATTATAAAATCACCGTTGACGAAGAGGGAATGCCCACTCAAGGTATGGCCGAAGTAATCATTGCCAAACATAGAAACGGTTCGCTCGAAAACGTGAAACTGAAATTTATTGGCAAGTACACCAAGTTTGCCGACTACGATTCGCCCGAAGGCCTAATGCCCATGAGCAGCATCACCCGCGAAAGCAGACTCAATACTTTCCGCGATGAACCGCCCGCTCCACGCGGTGGAGATGATGAAACACCGTTCTAAATTTTAGAATTTCGATTTTTGATTTTAGATTTGAACTGGATGCTGGTTTCTGGTTACAAGTTTCTGGTTATGAACTTTTGCGTTCATGTTACTGGTAGCCAATACGCGGTATCTACCACCAGCAACTAACAACCAGTAACCAGCAACTTCTATGAGAGCCCTTGTCCTGACCGAACCTGGAAAGATTGAAATCAAAGAGATGCCCAAGCCTTTGCTTAGCACAGGTAAGGCATTGGTTAAAATCAAAGCAGCAGCGCTCAACCGAAGAGATGATTGGATTCGCGAGGGAAAATACCCCAACATTCGCTATGGCGGAATTTTAGGTTCAGATGGGGCCGGTGTGGTGGAAGAAGTTTTTGATGACGTGCACAAAGAGTGGGTTGGCAGAGAAGTGGTTATCAATCCCAACATCGATTGGGGCGCTGATTTAGATACACAATCAACCAAGTACACCATTTTGGGAATGCCCGTGAGCGGCACGTTTGCCGAATATGTGACCGTTGGAGTTGACCGACTTCATCACAAACCTTTTCACTTAGATTTTTTGCAGGCCGCAGCTTTGCCGTTGGGCGGGCTCACTGCTTTTCGGGCGTTGTTTCGTAAAGGTGGCTTGAGAGCGGGGCAAAATGTTTTGATTTCGGGCTTTGGTGGTGGCGTGGCGCAATTTGCGTTTTTGTTTGCCAAAGCTGCGGGCGCGAATGTATATATCTCTTCGGGTAGCGATGAGAAAATAGAAAAAGCTATCAAGCTAGGCGCGAAGGGCGCATATAACTACAAAAAATCAAACTTCGATGACTTGTGGAAAACGAAAGGCGGTTTTGATTTGGTGATTGACAGCGCGGGTGGCGACCAGCTCAATAATTTTATCAAGATGTTGCGGCCACAAGGCAAAATTGTTTTCTACGGAGCTACCAATGGATTGCCTAGTAAAATTGACTTGTATAGAATGTTTTGGAACCAGCTTTCGCTGATAGGCACCACCATGGGCAACGATAATGAGTTTAGCGAAATGTTAGCATTTGTTAGTCAGCACCAAATCCGCCCGATAGTAGATTCCATCCGGCCCTTCGCAAAAATTGCAGAGTCTTTTCCTGATATCACCAAAGCGAATAAGGTGGGGAAAATTGTATTTCAGGTTTAATTGCTCGTCATTGGTCAATAGTCATTAGCAAATCGCATCAATCGACCCTTGACTATTGACAACAGACTATTTTCCAAACACCCAACTCAAAAAATCAGGCTCTGCAAAAGCATTGTCCCAACTATTGTGATTCACGTTGGGATATTCTTTGTAAACTACCTTGCCACCCTGTTGTTTTATTTTCTCTACCATCTCCCGCGACTGATTGACATTCACCACTGCATCTTGTTCACCATGAAAAACGCGGAAGGAGGTTTTCTTTATTCGCTTGTCATAATGCTTCACATCGCCACCGCCACAAATGGGCACGGCAGCAGCAAATAATTTTGGCTCTCGGAACACGATTTCAAACGTACCCATCCCACCCATGGAAAGCCCCATCACATACACCCGCTTTTTATCAATCAATTTCTTTTTTAAAAGACTTTTTACAAGAGCAATGGTTAAACTCAAATCGGAGGAGGCAGGTCGTGAATAATCAAAGTCAAAGTGTATGGGTGTCTTGGTTCTATCGATTTTTACTGTGCTCCAATAACTTTCTTCCGCGCACTGGGGAAAAATAACAATGGCCGGAAATTTCTTTCGGTTCTCATCGGTTACAAAAAGCTTTGCACCGTGGATAAGTTGTTTTTCATTGTCGTTGCCCCGTTCGCCTGCCCCATGCAAAAAAAGTACGAGTGGATATTTTTTGGTGGAGTCGTAGTTTTCAGGATAAAGTATTCGATACAAAAGTTTCTTGCCATCCGTGCTTACAAACGTTTTTCGTTGGAATAATTCCAGATCTTGCGCGAGCCCTGATAAGCAAACCACCATCATAGCTAAGCTGAATAGATATTTCATAGGGTTGGTATTAATCATCTAAGTTATTCAATTGCATTTGCAATTCATTTTTGGTCTTTAGTTCGCGAGCCTTTTCAGCGAGTTTTACTCCATTTTCTAATACGATTTTCGCTTTCTCGGTATGGCCGATTTCCAAGAGTATCAACGCGGCTTGGTAGTAAGTTGGCAAATAATCAGGGAAATTGTTCAATAATCGTTCAAATGTTGGGATTGCCCTTTCAGGAGATTCCTTGACAAGCTCCATTGCCAGTCCATAAAGAGGAAACGGGTCGGAAGGGTCATCTTCAATTAATTCTTTTAACTTTTTAATCCGTTCGTTGTTCATTCCTTCTGTATGATATAACTTGAGCCAAATTTAAACTATGTTACCGTATTTGATAAAGGTAGAATACGGATTGTACTTTTTTTATTCGTTTTGTAAATGATTCATTTGATTCCGATGATTTTATTAACTTTTCGCAAAATCTTACTCACAAAAATCAAGTAAATCATCTATATAGAATGTCAACAGAATTGATTTGATTAGTAATAATTTTTTAAATGTATAATCAAGGTTAAGACAATATGAAAATTCTAGTTTGCGTATCACACGTACCCGACACCACCTCTAAAATCAATTTTATCGATAACGGCACCAAGTTCGATACCAACGGGGTTCAATTCATAATAGGCCCTTACGATGATTATGCCTTGGCTCGAGCGATTGAAATAAAAGAAGCAAATGCGGGAACAACAGTAACCGTGTTAAACGTTGGCTTGGCCGATACAGAGCCTACCATTCGCAAAGCGCTGGCGATTGGAGCAGACGATGCACTTCGTGTAAATGCAGAACCGACTGATTCGTTTTTTGTAGCCAATCAGATTGCTGAACATGCAAAGGGCTATGACTTGGTTTTGATGGGCCGCGAGTCGATTGACTACAACGGGGGTGTGGTTCATGCCATGGTGGGTGAGCTATTGGGAATACCTTCAATTTCACCCGTGATGAAGTTAGACTTAGATGGAACAACGGCAAAAATGTCGCGCGAGATAGAAGGCGGTAAAGAATCCGTAGAGGCAAGTTTGCCCTTGGTGGCAGGTTGCCAAGAGCCCATTGCGGAATGGAAAATTCCGAATATGCGTGGCATTATGTCGGCCCGTACCAAACCTTTGAAAGTTGTTGAACCAAAAGCAACAGATGTAAGCGTTAATGTTCAAAAGTTTGAACTGCCCGCACCCAAAGGCGCAGTGAAAATGATTAGTGCCGATAATGTGGCCGAGTTGGTAACGAGACTGAAAACCGAGGCGAAAGTTTTGTAATTGGGACTAGGGTGTTAGTACTTAGGCATCCTAACTCCTGACTTCGATATTCTTTTAAATTTAAATCATAAATCAAAAATCGTAAATCGAAAATAATAAAATGGCAACTTTAGTTTTTGTAGAGACCTCAGAAGGAAAAGTAAGAAAGACCTCGCTTGAGGCAGTGGCCTATGCCCATCAAATGGGTGCTGGCGTTACAGCGATTGTGTTGGGAACGGCTAGTTCTAGTGAATTGGAGTCACTCGGAAAATATGGCGCGCAGAAAGTTTTGCATGCAGCTGATTCAAAATTAGACCACCCTGTTATTCAAGTTTTTGCCTCCGTGATTACCAAGGCCATGCAAGATGAAAACGCAGATGTATTGGTTTTGGCCAATTCATCGCTGGCAACTCCGGTAGGTGCAAAAGTAGCGGTGAAAATCAACGCAAGTTTTGCTTCCAATGTGGTGGAGCTTCCTTCGGCAGGTTTTGTGGTGAAACGTAGCATCTACACAGGGAAAGCATTTTCATTGGTAGAATTGAAAAACCAAAAGAAAGTGATAGCGATCAAAAAGAATGCAGCCGAAGCCAAAGAAGTAGGTGGTTCAGCACAAGTTGTTGCTTATCCTGTTTCATTAAATGAAGCTGATTTTAACACAAAAATCACAGGTACTGAAAAAGCAACCGGGGATATTTTGTTGCCCGAAGCAGAAATAGTGGTCTCCGGTGGAAGAGGACTGAAAGGCCCTGAGCATTGGGGTATTTTAGAAGAATTGGCAAAGGCACTACATGCCGCTACTGGTTGCAGCAAACCTGTATCCGATATGCATTGGAGGCCACACCATGAACATGTTGGGCAAACGGGTGTGAAAGTAGCCCCTCAACTTTATATTGCCGTGGGCATCTCAGGTGCGATTCAGCATTTGGCGGGAGTAAACTCAAGCAAATGCATTGTGGTGATTAACAAAGACCCCGAAGCACCATTTTTCAAGGCTGCCGATTACGGAATTGTGGGTGATGCGTTTGATGTGTTGCCGAAGTTGACCGAGGCGGTGAAGACGATGAAGTGATAGAATTTTTAAATTAATATATTTACGTTATTGCAAGGCTGCTACGAATGAAGGTGGTTAGGACAGTCGTAGCAATCCCCAATTTGCTTTTCTAAATTGGAGATTACTTCGGGAATCCAGTTCATGAACTTCTCCTCCTCGCAATGACGGTTTAAAATTTAGCGAGTGAAGAAAATCAAATTAGAAATATTAGGGCTGTCTTCCAGCCAATCGCAGACGGGTTCGTTCGCTTTGGTGTTGGGCGAAGTTTCAGGAAACCGAAGACTGCCCATTATTATTGGCATGTTTGAGGCACAAGCCATCGCCATCGAAATAGAAAAAATTGTGCCCAACCGCCCGATGACACATGATTTGTTCAAGGCGTTTTCCAACTCATTTCATTTTCATGTCGAAGAAATTGTTATTTCTGATTTGAAAGAAGGCGTGTTCTTTGCCAAAATCATTTGCACCGATGGTTTGAAGAAAACCGAAATTGATGCGCGGCCTTCCGATGCCATTGCGATCGGTCTGAGGTTCGATGCAGCCATGTACACCTACGAAAATATTTTATCGGAGGCGGGCATTGTGCTGACCGACCAAGAGGAGGAAGAAGAAAAAATTGAAACCAAGCCAGAGAAAACAAAAATTAAAAAGGAAAACACTAAAAAATCTTCAGACGATTATAAAAATCTGAGCATCGACAAATTGAAAGAGTTATT
This genomic window contains:
- a CDS encoding toxin-antitoxin system YwqK family antitoxin, whose translation is MKSNIHAKTRRARRNPLKNLRTLTFLLATFAFILVSQLGFAQKEIKTYFDKSEKRVEEHYFVSNENQAMEGKYKRYFPNGKLALEGTFVNGVRSGTFYEYHENGTLIRKINYLDGLRHGPVEIFTEKGKPLQKAFYQNNKLEDSATTYYPSGLVKMESAFEKGKPDGILKEYYPSGKIRKEISYKNQKPNGVTKLYYENGVLETEANYKDGFISGYWKSFYTNAQLEIIYEIKEGKKVGDFKNYDKDGHLLLEGHFMNAKLHGENKGYYANGVKRHEYQFKDGGKYGTNTDYYESGKIKAKEQFAFNGKDSKLELYNEEGKLTAEKNFRAGKSNGTWNFYQKDGKTLTLKENYENNMLHGLRTLYHDSGEKSVEETWKFNLITGPVKNYSTDGKLTSECMYRGSRQHGLYISYFPNGKIKEQGEYVANKKHKEWKEFDETGKLIKTLKFQAGILISEK
- a CDS encoding acetyl-CoA C-acyltransferase, translated to MKEVYIVSAVRTPIGSFGGSLAAQTAVQLGAVAVKGALQKIGLDPKQVQEVFIGNVISAGLQQAPATQVAVAAGLGYEIPCTLVNKVCASGMKAIMLGAQSIMLGQNEVVVAGGTESMSNIPYYLLKARYGFKYGNGELLDGLTYDGLTDVYNHCAMGVCADNTAKEMNISRADQDAYAINSYKRSAAAWAAGKFKDEIVGVELVDKKGNKTLFSEDEEYKAVNFDKIPGLKPVFTKDGTVTAANASTINDGAAAVILISKEKAKELGLSPIAKIVGFADAAQDPMWFTTTPSIAIPKAMKMAGVDKKDVGFYEINEAFSAVAIANNIKLGLDPEKVNVNGGAVSLGHPLGASGARITLSLANILKQNNASIGVAGICNGGGGASAIVIEAI
- a CDS encoding type II toxin-antitoxin system RelE/ParE family toxin, with translation MPYQVKVQKRAIKALEQINEPYYSNVKVAISNLAFNPRPNGYIKLKGRNGFRIRVGNYRIIYEIFDNILLVEVIDLGDRKNIYD
- a CDS encoding alanine:cation symporter family protein; translated protein: MSEFIADLATGVWTPILFLLILGGLFFFFYSRLIHYRYFTHTIAILRGKYHNPNDPGQISPYEALSTAMASTVGMGNIAGVAAAISIGGPGALFWMWVTAFVGMSTNFFTSTLSVMYRGKDSDGVIQGGPMYVIREALGPAWKPLSVLFCLCAMIGCLGIFQANQLTQAIIDIGFSETEFKNSTFPFLGFEISTMKFLIGTTLMVISGIVILGGIQRIGSWAGKMVPLMIVIYFFCVFAILIVNIGVVPHYLWMIITEAFTANHYHGNPALGGMLGGLIVAGVRRASFSNEAGIGTAPMALGASQSTEPIREGLVSMISPAIDTLLVCTLTALAILVTGVWETKGVSGVTLTANAFQMALPGVGKYLLLLCAFFFAITSLFSYSYYGSKALAFLVGVKASKYYDYFYLITIVVGAVASLTDVMNVIDIAYALMAIPTMLSGFALAPKVMTEAKSYFKRMREMREV
- the dnaB gene encoding replicative DNA helicase, whose translation is MEQRSTPVRLSSVMSGAGSRSKVLVRDITESLGKLPPQAIDLEEAILGALMLEKNALTAVVEFLRADHFYKEQNKTVYEAIIDLFKATEPVDMRTVVAQLRKNGKLELAGGAYYIAELTSKVSSAANIEYHSRIIIEMAIKRDLISIASQIHHDAFEDTTDVFELLDKTEQSIFQISDSNLRKNYDNMKTLMFQAIQELQEKKNHKDGLTGVPSGFSRLDRVTSGWQKSDLVIIAARPGMGKCLGKGTKVLMFDGSLKNVQDVQAGELLMGDDSTPRKVLSIARGRENMYWVHQNHGISYRVNESHILSLKRSRREGNHEHGEILNIEVKDYLTKSDKFKSNYKGYKVAVEFDEKPLPLNPYFLGLWLGDGHSYSSRITNQDQEIIDFMGQYANELELELVGYAQEGKTKNYAITKGHRGKNDFSVQAILNELNLLENKHIPNQFLVNTKENRLALLAGLIDSDGHYNDEFHVYEITQKNKALAKQIKFLCDSLGFKTSFVSKTSSIKEIGFESEVYRVRLSGDLDSIPARVERKKARKRESIIDWRHTGIKVEFDKVDDYYGFEIDGNRLFLLEDMTVTHNTAFIVSALRNAAVDFNFPVAIFSLEMASLQLVNRLISAEAELESEKIKKGNLAEFEWQQLVHKTNRLSTAPIFIDDTPALSILELRAKCRRLKAEHGIQMIVIDYLQLMKGEMGGNREQEIASISRALKGIAKELSVPVIALSQLSRGVETRGGDKRPQLSDLRESGSIEQDADIVMFLYRPEYYKITVDEEGMPTQGMAEVIIAKHRNGSLENVKLKFIGKYTKFADYDSPEGLMPMSSITRESRLNTFRDEPPAPRGGDDETPF
- a CDS encoding zinc-binding dehydrogenase; translation: MRALVLTEPGKIEIKEMPKPLLSTGKALVKIKAAALNRRDDWIREGKYPNIRYGGILGSDGAGVVEEVFDDVHKEWVGREVVINPNIDWGADLDTQSTKYTILGMPVSGTFAEYVTVGVDRLHHKPFHLDFLQAAALPLGGLTAFRALFRKGGLRAGQNVLISGFGGGVAQFAFLFAKAAGANVYISSGSDEKIEKAIKLGAKGAYNYKKSNFDDLWKTKGGFDLVIDSAGGDQLNNFIKMLRPQGKIVFYGATNGLPSKIDLYRMFWNQLSLIGTTMGNDNEFSEMLAFVSQHQIRPIVDSIRPFAKIAESFPDITKANKVGKIVFQV
- a CDS encoding prolyl oligopeptidase family serine peptidase, which translates into the protein MVVCLSGLAQDLELFQRKTFVSTDGKKLLYRILYPENYDSTKKYPLVLFLHGAGERGNDNEKQLIHGAKLFVTDENRKKFPAIVIFPQCAEESYWSTVKIDRTKTPIHFDFDYSRPASSDLSLTIALVKSLLKKKLIDKKRVYVMGLSMGGMGTFEIVFREPKLFAAAVPICGGGDVKHYDKRIKKTSFRVFHGEQDAVVNVNQSREMVEKIKQQGGKVVYKEYPNVNHNSWDNAFAEPDFLSWVFGK
- a CDS encoding tetratricopeptide repeat protein yields the protein MNNERIKKLKELIEDDPSDPFPLYGLAMELVKESPERAIPTFERLLNNFPDYLPTYYQAALILLEIGHTEKAKIVLENGVKLAEKARELKTKNELQMQLNNLDD
- a CDS encoding electron transfer flavoprotein subunit beta/FixA family protein; translation: MKILVCVSHVPDTTSKINFIDNGTKFDTNGVQFIIGPYDDYALARAIEIKEANAGTTVTVLNVGLADTEPTIRKALAIGADDALRVNAEPTDSFFVANQIAEHAKGYDLVLMGRESIDYNGGVVHAMVGELLGIPSISPVMKLDLDGTTAKMSREIEGGKESVEASLPLVAGCQEPIAEWKIPNMRGIMSARTKPLKVVEPKATDVSVNVQKFELPAPKGAVKMISADNVAELVTRLKTEAKVL